A genomic segment from Desulfovibrionales bacterium encodes:
- a CDS encoding alpha/beta fold hydrolase has product MDTLQEKFSRLDRPEILQYIFHPRKDYSDHAPEGIIEHFISVDGGVQIGARMHLTVPDAPHILFFHGNGEIASDYDDIGPVYNRCGFSFIAVDFRGYGKSTGEPTAGSMLRDAHAVYKDIKGFLKESNRTGPLVLMGRSLGSVSAIELAASYNDEIAALILDSAFASTVALLGRIGAPGSDLGISEEDGLINVKNIVKVTKPTLIIHGQRDALIPLTDIEVLMSYAGAKKRQLIVVPGADHNDIITRCGEAYFQTIRNFVIGRKRTYFRDLKKT; this is encoded by the coding sequence ATGGACACCTTACAGGAAAAATTTTCCAGGCTGGACCGGCCTGAGATTTTGCAGTACATATTTCACCCCCGCAAGGATTACTCAGACCATGCGCCGGAAGGTATCATAGAACATTTCATCTCTGTGGATGGAGGCGTACAGATCGGCGCGCGTATGCACCTCACCGTTCCCGATGCCCCCCATATCCTTTTTTTTCATGGCAATGGCGAGATAGCCAGCGACTATGATGACATTGGGCCTGTATACAATCGCTGCGGCTTTAGTTTTATCGCCGTTGATTTTCGTGGATATGGAAAGAGCACGGGTGAACCTACGGCCGGCTCCATGCTCCGTGACGCCCATGCTGTGTATAAGGATATTAAAGGGTTTCTAAAGGAAAGCAACCGAACCGGCCCGCTTGTATTGATGGGACGTTCCCTGGGCAGCGTATCCGCCATTGAACTGGCAGCGTCTTATAACGATGAGATTGCCGCTCTTATCCTGGACAGCGCCTTTGCCAGTACGGTTGCCCTTCTGGGGCGTATCGGTGCTCCAGGTTCCGATCTGGGGATATCAGAAGAAGACGGCCTAATTAACGTCAAAAACATAGTCAAGGTCACAAAGCCCACACTTATTATCCACGGTCAACGCGATGCCCTCATCCCTTTAACCGACATAGAGGTGCTTATGTCTTACGCCGGCGCCAAGAAGAGGCAGCTCATCGTGGTGCCGGGCGCAGACCACAATGATATTATAACCAGGTGCGGCGAGGCTTACTTCCAGACCATTCGGAACTTTGTCATCGGGCGGAAACGAACGTATTTTCGTGACCTAAAAAAAACTTGA
- the fdhF gene encoding formate dehydrogenase subunit alpha, translating into MHSVLTTCPFCACGCGLYLHVENGRIVGVTPSKKHPISRGNLCVKGWNSIEHVRHAERLREPLIRKNGKLVKTGWDQALKRISHELLRLKKNYGGESIGILSSAKCTNEENYLLMKLGRTILKTNNIDHCARLCHSPSVLGLTNAFGSGAMTNSISELAGAEVILVTGSNTTEQHPQIARFIFEALDKGAKLIVIDPRRIELSKFAHIYLRPRLGTDVIWLNGMMKIILDEGLVDDSFIKMRTENFSEFRKFLSRFDLGQVEAISGISLEDLRQAAKMYAGAKRAIIIYSMGITQHVSGTDNVESIANLAMMTGHVEQEITGVFPLRGQNNVQGACDMGALPGMLSGYQRVDDPAVLDKFSQAWNTDLPTAPGLSSVDMLHETGRIKGMFIMGENSMLSHPDMKNVRTSLENLDFLAVADIFLTETAEVADVVLPAAAFAEKDGTVTSTERRIQRMRKAVPPVHLAKPDWQIIIELARHMGYPMDYESPAEVMEEIALLTPIYGGVYYDRLETVQGLQWPCPDRNHPGTPYLHKKSFARGKGLFSCIAYRPPDESPDKEYPFALTTGRVYEHWHTGSMTRRISILKRECPEGFIEISPADARALGIINGEPVKVISPRGEVVTRARLVEGLPGKMLFMPFHFREAPANVLTNNAVDPQARIPELKICAVRLEKVK; encoded by the coding sequence ATGCATAGCGTCTTAACCACCTGCCCTTTCTGTGCCTGCGGCTGCGGATTATATCTGCACGTAGAAAACGGGAGGATAGTGGGTGTCACTCCCAGTAAAAAACACCCCATCTCCCGCGGCAACCTGTGCGTGAAGGGATGGAACAGTATAGAGCACGTCCGGCATGCGGAGCGGCTGCGCGAACCATTGATCCGAAAAAACGGAAAACTGGTCAAGACCGGCTGGGACCAGGCCCTAAAGCGCATCTCCCATGAACTTCTCAGGCTTAAAAAAAATTATGGGGGCGAATCCATAGGCATACTCTCCTCGGCCAAATGCACCAATGAAGAAAATTATCTCTTAATGAAGCTCGGCCGCACCATTCTAAAAACCAACAACATCGACCATTGCGCCCGCCTCTGCCACTCTCCCAGCGTCCTGGGGTTGACCAATGCCTTTGGTTCCGGGGCCATGACCAACTCCATCTCTGAACTGGCCGGGGCCGAGGTCATCCTGGTCACCGGCTCTAACACCACTGAACAACACCCGCAGATTGCCCGCTTCATATTCGAGGCCCTGGACAAAGGCGCCAAACTGATCGTCATAGACCCCAGACGCATCGAACTCAGCAAATTCGCCCATATCTATCTAAGACCCCGCCTGGGTACAGACGTAATATGGCTGAACGGCATGATGAAAATCATCCTGGATGAAGGGCTGGTAGATGACTCTTTTATCAAGATGCGCACAGAGAATTTCTCAGAATTCAGGAAATTCCTCTCCCGTTTCGACCTAGGCCAGGTGGAGGCGATAAGCGGCATATCTCTGGAAGACCTGAGACAGGCCGCCAAGATGTATGCCGGCGCCAAAAGGGCCATTATTATATATTCCATGGGGATTACCCAGCATGTTTCCGGCACGGACAACGTGGAGTCCATCGCCAACCTGGCCATGATGACCGGCCACGTAGAACAGGAAATTACCGGTGTATTTCCCTTGCGCGGGCAAAACAACGTACAGGGGGCCTGTGATATGGGCGCCCTGCCCGGAATGCTGAGCGGCTACCAGAGGGTTGATGATCCGGCAGTTCTGGATAAATTTTCACAGGCCTGGAATACCGATCTGCCTACCGCCCCTGGTTTAAGCAGTGTGGATATGCTCCATGAGACAGGGAGAATAAAGGGGATGTTTATCATGGGAGAAAACTCCATGTTAAGTCATCCGGATATGAAAAACGTCAGGACTTCCTTAGAAAACCTGGATTTTCTGGCCGTGGCGGATATCTTCCTTACCGAAACCGCGGAAGTCGCAGACGTGGTCCTGCCCGCCGCCGCCTTTGCCGAGAAAGATGGCACGGTAACCAGTACGGAGCGGCGCATTCAGAGGATGCGAAAGGCCGTCCCGCCCGTCCACCTAGCTAAACCGGACTGGCAGATAATTATCGAGCTGGCCCGGCACATGGGATACCCCATGGACTACGAATCTCCGGCCGAGGTCATGGAGGAAATCGCCTTGCTCACCCCCATCTATGGGGGCGTTTATTATGATCGGCTGGAGACAGTCCAGGGGCTACAATGGCCATGTCCCGATCGCAACCATCCCGGAACGCCATATCTGCACAAAAAATCATTTGCGCGGGGTAAGGGGCTATTTTCCTGTATCGCTTACCGGCCGCCGGACGAATCACCTGATAAGGAATATCCCTTTGCCTTGACAACGGGACGCGTCTATGAGCACTGGCATACCGGCAGTATGACCAGAAGGATATCCATACTGAAACGAGAATGCCCGGAAGGGTTTATAGAAATAAGCCCCGCAGATGCGCGGGCATTGGGAATAATAAATGGAGAGCCGGTCAAGGTCATCTCGCCTCGCGGAGAGGTAGTTACCAGGGCCAGATTAGTCGAGGGCCTCCCCGGTAAAATGCTCTTTATGCCCTTCCACTTCCGGGAAGCCCCGGCCAATGTATTGACCAACAATGCCGTCGATCCCCAGGCCCGGATACCGGAGCTGAAGATATGCGCCGTGCGTCTGGAAAAGGTGAAATGA
- a CDS encoding 4Fe-4S dicluster domain-containing protein — MTDKLILYKEHLNSFLRKITKGFELIAPVRNTYGDTLFEVISSVDDVRIDLTNRPILSPKRFFMPQVETLFAYRYDKSGYTFKDAADSTPRVIFGLRSCDTRGILFYDLIFQEGLKDKYYLDRRKDTILINLGCNQPGENCFCKSAQSGPFLTYGYDIQLTDLGDRFFVENGRPRGRELLAGWSYFFRPATQTDIDAQYEVVLESEGKFRHRLDFDAAIEKLINQEVAPAIWEELGSRCQNCGGCAYVCPTCYCFNIFDSPGSEKEGERLRTWDACTFAGFSRLAGGYNPRQDKAQRIKRRFYHKLFYDKQKYNIPSCVGCGRCADICFGRIDMLSFIRLICEQKERALAPAHRRLGELLLEAGIISRKDLDLAIEKQAATGKPLGAQLVEMGMVDKEAIARALGCQLKIPGTAENIED; from the coding sequence ATGACCGATAAACTCATCCTGTACAAAGAACACCTGAACAGCTTCCTGCGCAAGATAACCAAGGGATTTGAACTCATAGCGCCGGTCCGGAATACCTATGGGGATACGTTATTCGAGGTTATTTCATCTGTAGATGATGTCCGTATCGATCTGACCAATCGACCCATCCTCTCTCCCAAGCGTTTCTTCATGCCACAAGTGGAGACACTTTTTGCGTACCGTTATGATAAATCCGGTTATACATTCAAAGATGCGGCAGACAGTACGCCCCGGGTCATTTTCGGCCTTCGCTCCTGTGACACGCGGGGAATACTCTTTTACGACCTGATCTTTCAGGAAGGCCTGAAGGACAAATATTACCTGGACCGGCGCAAGGATACCATCCTTATCAACTTAGGCTGCAATCAGCCCGGAGAAAACTGCTTCTGCAAGAGCGCCCAGAGCGGCCCTTTTTTGACTTACGGCTATGATATCCAGTTAACAGATCTCGGGGATAGATTCTTTGTGGAGAACGGCCGGCCGCGGGGCCGGGAACTCCTGGCCGGATGGTCTTACTTTTTCCGTCCGGCTACGCAAACGGACATAGACGCGCAGTATGAGGTAGTCCTGGAATCGGAGGGTAAATTCCGGCACCGCCTCGATTTCGATGCCGCCATAGAAAAACTCATAAACCAGGAGGTTGCGCCGGCTATATGGGAAGAACTGGGCAGCCGCTGTCAGAACTGCGGAGGCTGTGCCTATGTCTGCCCCACCTGCTACTGCTTCAATATATTCGATAGCCCAGGTTCCGAGAAAGAAGGGGAACGCCTCAGAACCTGGGATGCCTGCACCTTTGCCGGCTTTAGCAGATTGGCCGGAGGATACAACCCGCGTCAGGATAAGGCCCAACGGATAAAAAGGCGCTTTTATCACAAGTTGTTCTATGACAAACAGAAGTATAACATCCCCAGTTGCGTGGGCTGCGGCCGCTGCGCGGACATCTGTTTTGGCCGTATAGACATGCTCAGCTTCATCCGCCTGATCTGTGAACAGAAAGAGAGGGCGCTTGCCCCCGCCCATCGGAGACTAGGGGAACTGCTCCTTGAGGCCGGGATCATCAGCCGGAAAGATTTGGATTTGGCAATAGAGAAACAGGCTGCGACCGGGAAGCCCCTGGGCGCTCAATTGGTTGAAATGGGTATGGTGGATAAGGAGGCGATTGCCAGGGCACTTGGCTGCCAACTGAAGATACCCGGCACAGCAGAAAATATAGAAGACTAA
- a CDS encoding FAD/NAD(P)-binding protein: protein MSNNIYLPHIAVIKDIKEETGDIRTFTLAFKDRGLKKSFSFRPGQFMMVSVFQAGEVPISISSSPTQPGNLQLSIKKAGSLTGKIHGHKVGDEIGLRGPYGRSFPVERLIGKNLLFVAGGIGLAPLRSLINYVLDKRTEFGRVTILHGARTPSDIPFRHELSRWPKERDVKVLVTVDRPDSKWRGSVGPVTTLWNKADLSGQDTLAIICGPPVMISFVVMDLLKMGFSEDDIISTLERHMKCGVGKCGHCSIGHQLTCVDGPVFTYREMKELPTDL from the coding sequence ATGAGCAACAATATCTATCTCCCGCATATTGCCGTTATTAAGGATATAAAGGAAGAAACCGGCGATATAAGAACCTTTACCCTGGCGTTTAAGGACAGGGGATTGAAAAAGTCCTTTTCCTTCCGGCCCGGGCAGTTCATGATGGTCTCCGTCTTTCAGGCCGGTGAGGTCCCGATATCCATAAGCTCTTCCCCTACTCAACCGGGAAATTTGCAGTTAAGCATAAAAAAGGCCGGCTCTTTAACCGGGAAGATACATGGACACAAGGTTGGTGATGAGATTGGTCTGCGAGGGCCTTATGGCCGGAGTTTTCCCGTGGAAAGGCTGATCGGGAAGAATCTGTTGTTTGTGGCCGGAGGCATAGGGCTGGCTCCCTTGCGCAGTCTGATTAACTATGTACTGGATAAGAGAACGGAATTCGGCCGGGTTACTATCCTGCATGGAGCGAGAACCCCATCCGATATTCCCTTCAGGCATGAACTGTCCCGCTGGCCCAAAGAAAGGGACGTTAAAGTCCTGGTGACTGTGGATCGTCCGGATTCAAAATGGAGGGGGAGCGTAGGCCCGGTCACTACCTTATGGAACAAGGCCGACCTCTCCGGTCAGGACACCCTGGCTATTATCTGCGGCCCACCGGTGATGATCTCCTTTGTAGTTATGGATCTTCTCAAGATGGGATTTTCTGAAGATGATATTATCTCCACCCTGGAAAGACACATGAAATGCGGGGTGGGCAAGTGCGGGCATTGCAGCATTGGTCACCAACTGACCTGTGTGGACGGCCCGGTCTTTACCTACCGGGAGATGAAAGAGCTGCCGACAGATCTGTAG
- a CDS encoding N-6 DNA methylase has protein sequence MLKDYLKQIADTGTRGDAREESYYQVLKSLLDEYCGSIGKKNFHITILPKKTEAGNPDFRVWDGKQHITGYIEAKDPTIEDLDRIEETEQLKRYLHTFPNVILTNFFEFRLYRNGVRTDKVLIGRPYVVHKLKTIPPLEKEPEFLQLLEKFFSFSLPKVYDAKNLAVELAKRTRFLKDEVIAQELREEQSAGKGFIRGFYKAFKDYLISGLTEDEFSDLYAQTITYGLFAARTRSENGFNRKLAYYNIPQTIGILRDVFQFVSLGALPQQMEWIVDDISEILSLTDVTKILHQFFHEGKGKDPIVHFYETFLAAYDPKTREMRGVYYTPEPVVFYIVRSLHNILKEQFSKPDGFADRNVTVLDPAAGTLTFLAEAAKLAIDEFVSKYGEGGRENFIKEHILKNLYAFELMMAPYAVGHLKMSFLLEELGYRLQRDDRVKLYLTNTLEMEEVAQTELPGMASLSEESHLAGLVKKEQPILVILGNPPYSGHSSNIGEWISSEIKAYYQVDGRPLNEKNPKWLQDDYVKFIRFAQWKIDQAGQGVLGFITNHSYLDNPTFRGMRQSLMRSFDEMYILDLHGNSLKKEKSPDGSRDENVFDIQQGVAIAIFIKKTPLGKGGIKGGSKVFHFELWGLREKKYNWLNKHDITTTKWKKLSPKSEFYLFFPRDEKLSSVYERYMKITDIFPVSSVGIVTSRDEFVIDFDRDRLRRRMSQFRDKKLPDEIIQQTYKLKDKTNWKLRDARESVAKDTDWDQTITKILYRPFDERWIFYHEAVIERSRKEVLGHMLLENVSLCFMRQVSLEESYSHFFVSKHIVDNRTFMSSRGIIQQAPLYLYNDKEKPVKRSFGGVLMLFEPKADYGVKKTNLSAKVINELSKAYKKTPSPEEIFYYIYAVLYAETYRTRYAAFLKIDFPRVPFTKDYKLFKKISEYGNRLVDLHLLKSADLDSPIARFQGKGDNRVEKLRYELFEKSPLNPSSPKRGSRDSSHNIPPLVKGGEGGFGLLFINKAQYFEGIPPDVWAYQIGGYQVCDKWLKDRKERILSLDEIQTYCRIVTAIWKTIEIQREIDGFYKDIENTI, from the coding sequence ATGCTTAAAGACTATTTAAAACAGATAGCCGATACCGGCACACGGGGGGATGCACGGGAAGAAAGCTATTACCAGGTCCTGAAATCTCTTCTTGATGAGTATTGCGGTTCAATTGGAAAGAAAAATTTTCATATAACAATTCTTCCCAAAAAGACGGAAGCGGGCAATCCGGACTTCAGAGTATGGGACGGCAAGCAACATATCACGGGATACATTGAGGCTAAAGACCCTACTATTGAAGACCTTGACAGGATAGAGGAAACAGAGCAGCTAAAGAGATACTTGCATACTTTCCCGAATGTTATTCTTACCAATTTCTTTGAGTTCAGGCTTTACCGTAACGGTGTCAGGACGGATAAGGTCCTCATCGGAAGGCCATACGTAGTTCATAAGCTAAAAACTATCCCACCTCTCGAAAAGGAACCTGAATTCCTGCAACTGCTGGAAAAGTTTTTTTCCTTTTCATTGCCGAAAGTATATGACGCAAAGAACCTTGCCGTTGAACTTGCCAAAAGGACACGCTTTTTAAAGGATGAGGTTATAGCACAGGAACTGAGGGAAGAACAGAGTGCAGGCAAGGGATTTATCCGGGGATTTTACAAGGCTTTTAAGGATTATCTTATCAGCGGCCTTACGGAAGATGAATTCTCGGATCTTTACGCACAGACTATCACCTACGGCCTATTTGCAGCCAGGACTCGTTCAGAAAATGGCTTCAATAGGAAACTCGCCTATTACAACATACCTCAAACAATTGGAATATTGAGAGACGTTTTCCAGTTTGTTTCATTAGGCGCCCTCCCTCAGCAGATGGAATGGATTGTTGATGATATTTCGGAAATCCTTTCCCTCACGGATGTCACCAAAATACTTCATCAATTCTTCCATGAGGGTAAGGGGAAAGACCCTATCGTTCATTTCTACGAAACCTTCCTTGCCGCGTATGACCCGAAGACAAGGGAGATGAGGGGGGTGTATTACACGCCTGAGCCTGTGGTTTTCTACATAGTTCGCTCTTTGCACAACATCCTTAAAGAGCAGTTCAGTAAACCTGACGGATTTGCAGACAGGAACGTGACTGTCTTAGACCCCGCAGCAGGAACGCTTACCTTTTTGGCAGAGGCGGCAAAACTTGCAATTGATGAATTTGTTTCCAAATACGGAGAGGGAGGCAGGGAGAATTTCATAAAAGAACATATCCTGAAAAACCTCTATGCCTTTGAATTGATGATGGCCCCCTATGCCGTCGGGCATTTGAAGATGTCTTTCCTTTTGGAAGAATTAGGGTACAGGTTGCAGAGGGATGACCGAGTGAAACTTTATCTTACCAATACGCTCGAAATGGAAGAGGTGGCCCAAACAGAGCTGCCCGGGATGGCCTCATTATCTGAAGAGTCTCATCTGGCCGGTCTGGTGAAGAAAGAACAACCAATACTCGTGATCCTGGGAAACCCGCCTTATTCGGGACATTCATCAAATATCGGTGAATGGATTTCAAGCGAGATTAAGGCTTATTATCAAGTCGATGGGAGACCGCTTAATGAAAAGAACCCCAAGTGGCTTCAGGACGATTATGTTAAGTTCATCCGTTTTGCCCAGTGGAAGATCGATCAGGCAGGCCAAGGGGTACTCGGGTTTATTACGAACCACAGCTATCTCGATAATCCGACTTTCAGGGGGATGCGTCAGTCGCTGATGCGGAGTTTCGACGAGATGTATATCCTTGACCTGCACGGCAACAGCCTCAAGAAGGAAAAAAGTCCTGACGGGTCAAGAGATGAGAATGTCTTTGATATTCAACAAGGAGTTGCTATTGCTATCTTTATCAAGAAAACCCCTCTTGGCAAGGGGGGGATAAAAGGCGGGTCAAAAGTTTTCCATTTCGAACTATGGGGGCTCAGAGAAAAGAAATACAATTGGCTTAATAAGCATGATATTACAACAACCAAATGGAAGAAACTTTCCCCTAAATCCGAATTCTATCTGTTCTTCCCCCGCGATGAAAAGTTGTCGTCTGTTTATGAAAGGTACATGAAGATTACCGATATCTTTCCGGTGAGCAGCGTAGGGATCGTAACGTCACGCGATGAATTCGTTATTGATTTTGATCGGGATCGGCTGCGTAGAAGAATGTCGCAGTTCAGGGATAAGAAATTACCTGATGAAATAATACAACAGACTTATAAGCTGAAAGATAAAACTAACTGGAAGCTGAGAGATGCAAGGGAGAGTGTTGCCAAGGACACTGACTGGGATCAAACTATTACAAAGATCTTGTATCGCCCATTCGATGAACGATGGATTTTCTACCACGAAGCGGTCATTGAGCGATCCCGGAAAGAAGTGCTGGGACACATGTTACTGGAAAATGTGTCATTATGTTTTATGAGACAGGTTTCCTTGGAAGAGAGTTATAGCCACTTTTTTGTGAGCAAACATATTGTAGATAATAGAACCTTTATGAGCAGTAGGGGGATTATACAACAAGCCCCCCTTTATCTTTACAATGACAAAGAAAAACCAGTGAAGCGATCCTTTGGCGGCGTGTTGATGCTGTTTGAACCAAAGGCAGATTATGGAGTGAAAAAGACTAACTTATCTGCCAAGGTTATTAATGAATTATCAAAAGCCTATAAGAAAACTCCTTCCCCTGAGGAAATCTTCTATTACATCTATGCTGTTCTTTATGCCGAGACATACAGGACAAGGTATGCAGCGTTCCTGAAGATAGACTTTCCAAGGGTGCCGTTTACAAAGGACTATAAGCTGTTCAAGAAAATATCTGAATACGGCAACAGGCTTGTTGACTTGCACCTGCTTAAATCCGCTGACCTCGATTCGCCGATTGCAAGATTTCAGGGGAAAGGGGACAACAGGGTAGAAAAGTTGAGATATGAATTATTCGAAAAATCTCCCCTTAACCCCTCTTCGCCAAAGAGGGGAAGTAGGGATTCTTCTCACAATATCCCCCCGTTAGTAAAGGGGGGTGAGGGGGGATTTGGTCTCCTTTTCATCAACAAGGCACAATACTTTGAAGGCATTCCCCCTGATGTATGGGCTTATCAAATCGGCGGTTATCAGGTCTGCGATAAATGGCTGAAGGATAGGAAGGAACGGATACTGTCCCTTGATGAGATACAGACTTATTGCCGGATTGTCACTGCGATATGGAAGACTATTGAGATACAAAGAGAAATCGACGGCTTTTATAAAGATATAGAGAACACAATTTAA
- a CDS encoding L-lactate dehydrogenase, with the protein MNDKKLSPKVAVIGTGMVGSSFAYALTIKGTVRELALINRTPERAEGEAMDLNHGLSFLSPMNIQSGGYELCRDAQVVVITAGAPQKTGETRLDLAKRNAAGIEEIVPKILEFNPSPILLMVSNPVDILTYAALKVSGLPPGQVIGSGTVLDSSRFRFLLSGNCAIDPRSVHAYIIGEHGDSEVAVWSRVNIAGIPLHEYCSICDRQCPKATKDTIFENVKKAAYDIITKKGATYYAIGLALTRIVESIIRDEHSILTVSSLVEDYYGISNVCLSLPSIVGASGIERVITASLSDGEVRALQNSVRILRESLKSLGW; encoded by the coding sequence ATGAACGACAAGAAACTATCTCCTAAGGTAGCCGTCATAGGCACAGGAATGGTGGGTTCATCATTTGCGTATGCCCTTACTATCAAGGGTACGGTACGGGAACTGGCCCTTATCAACAGGACGCCGGAAAGGGCTGAAGGAGAGGCCATGGACTTAAACCATGGCCTGTCTTTTTTATCGCCGATGAATATACAGTCCGGCGGTTATGAATTATGCCGGGATGCCCAGGTAGTGGTTATAACCGCCGGCGCCCCCCAAAAAACCGGGGAAACAAGGCTGGACCTGGCTAAAAGGAACGCCGCGGGTATAGAGGAAATCGTCCCAAAAATTCTGGAATTTAACCCCTCTCCCATACTTCTGATGGTCAGCAACCCTGTAGATATTTTGACCTATGCGGCCCTTAAGGTATCCGGGCTTCCTCCCGGCCAGGTAATAGGCTCAGGGACTGTTCTGGATAGTTCACGCTTTCGTTTCCTACTTTCTGGAAATTGCGCTATAGACCCGCGCAGTGTACACGCCTATATTATTGGTGAACATGGCGACAGTGAAGTAGCGGTCTGGAGCCGGGTAAACATAGCCGGCATCCCTCTGCACGAATATTGTTCCATCTGTGACCGCCAGTGCCCAAAGGCTACCAAAGACACCATATTCGAAAATGTTAAGAAGGCTGCTTATGATATCATAACCAAGAAGGGTGCCACTTATTATGCCATAGGCCTGGCCCTGACACGCATTGTCGAGTCCATCATCAGGGATGAGCATAGCATACTTACGGTCTCCAGCCTGGTCGAAGACTACTATGGCATCTCCAATGTCTGCCTTTCCCTCCCCAGTATAGTTGGCGCAAGTGGTATTGAAAGAGTAATCACCGCGTCTTTAAGCGATGGAGAAGTCCGCGCCTTGCAGAATTCAGTACGAATCCTGCGAGAGAGCCTTAAATCTCTGGGATGGTGA
- a CDS encoding superoxide dismutase, protein METSRLYTLPELPYGYRDLEPHISEEQLRIHHDKHHLAYVNGANAILEKLDKARKDGADPDMKSTLKELSFHIGGHLLHSLFWSNLAPAGKGGGKPGGALGAVLEKEFGGFERFKKEITQTAVSVEGSGWAALTFCRKTNRPIIMQVEKHNINVYPMFKILMVIDVWEHAYYLDYKNERAKFVDAFWDIVNWEEVNKRLEGL, encoded by the coding sequence ATGGAAACATCGAGATTATATACCCTGCCGGAGCTGCCTTACGGATATAGGGACTTGGAACCGCACATATCAGAAGAACAACTAAGGATACACCACGACAAACACCATCTGGCCTACGTTAATGGCGCCAATGCCATACTGGAGAAGCTGGATAAGGCCAGAAAAGACGGCGCTGATCCGGATATGAAATCGACCCTAAAGGAACTCTCATTCCACATAGGCGGACATCTGTTGCACTCATTATTCTGGAGCAATTTAGCGCCTGCTGGCAAAGGCGGTGGAAAGCCAGGTGGCGCTTTAGGAGCGGTACTAGAGAAGGAGTTCGGAGGTTTTGAAAGGTTCAAAAAGGAAATTACCCAGACGGCAGTGAGCGTAGAAGGCTCCGGGTGGGCGGCGCTTACCTTCTGCCGTAAGACCAACAGGCCCATTATTATGCAGGTGGAAAAGCACAATATAAACGTTTATCCGATGTTTAAAATACTCATGGTTATTGATGTCTGGGAGCATGCGTATTACCTGGATTACAAAAACGAGAGGGCCAAATTTGTCGATGCCTTCTGGGACATTGTTAACTGGGAGGAGGTGAATAAGAGACTGGAGGGATTATGA
- a CDS encoding ferritin family protein, translating into MLSRIPINLDKVKAKDLDKEILRAAIIAELDAINLYEQMAALTQNKNLKKILLDVAREEKTHVGEFQALLLKEDKEQVEELEEGRKEVEEELAK; encoded by the coding sequence ATGTTATCAAGGATACCCATCAATCTGGATAAGGTAAAGGCAAAGGATCTGGACAAGGAGATACTGCGGGCGGCGATAATAGCGGAATTAGATGCCATAAATCTGTATGAGCAGATGGCGGCGCTGACCCAGAACAAAAACCTTAAAAAAATACTTTTAGACGTTGCCAGAGAGGAAAAGACGCACGTGGGAGAGTTTCAGGCCCTGCTGTTAAAAGAAGATAAGGAGCAGGTAGAGGAACTGGAAGAGGGCAGAAAGGAAGTGGAGGAAGAACTGGCAAAATAA
- the wrbA gene encoding NAD(P)H:quinone oxidoreductase, which yields MAGGDVKINIIFWSMYGHVYRLAEAVAEGAREVPGAQVNLFQVPETLSDEILAKMGAVEAKRQFAHLPVATMENLAEADAVIFGTPTRFGMMCAQMRAFLDATGGLWRRGALIGKAGSVFTSTATQHGGQESTILSFHTTLLHHGMIIVGVPYSEKGLLVVDEVSGGSPYGASTIAGPEGSRHPTENELAIARFQGKHVTEITRYLVLGKGGETHVIKDTHQSG from the coding sequence ATGGCAGGCGGAGACGTCAAAATTAATATTATCTTTTGGAGCATGTACGGCCATGTGTACCGTCTGGCAGAGGCAGTTGCCGAAGGCGCCAGGGAAGTGCCGGGCGCGCAGGTCAACCTCTTTCAGGTTCCGGAGACGCTTTCTGATGAGATTCTGGCCAAGATGGGCGCTGTCGAGGCCAAGAGGCAGTTTGCCCATCTGCCGGTAGCCACGATGGAGAATCTGGCCGAAGCAGATGCCGTTATTTTTGGTACGCCCACGCGCTTTGGTATGATGTGCGCCCAGATGCGGGCCTTTCTCGATGCGACCGGCGGGTTATGGAGGAGAGGGGCCTTGATTGGGAAGGCAGGGAGTGTATTTACTTCCACGGCCACCCAGCACGGGGGCCAGGAGTCAACCATCCTTAGCTTCCATACCACACTCTTACATCACGGGATGATTATAGTGGGCGTGCCCTACTCTGAAAAAGGACTGCTGGTTGTCGATGAGGTCTCCGGCGGCAGCCCTTACGGGGCCTCCACCATAGCCGGCCCGGAGGGGAGCCGCCATCCGACTGAAAATGAACTGGCCATCGCCCGTTTTCAGGGCAAACACGTAACCGAGATCACAAGGTATCTGGTTTTGGGGAAGGGAGGTGAGACCCATGTTATCAAGGATACCCATCAATCTGGATAA